The Buteo buteo chromosome 3, bButBut1.hap1.1, whole genome shotgun sequence genome has a window encoding:
- the LRATD2 gene encoding protein LRATD2: protein MGNQVEKLTHLNYKEVPTADPTGMDRDEGPRIGVSYIFSNDDDELEQQQDSVHELGGEHPALQPYDPQLHEVECSVYYRDECIYQKSFSEEDALPEEGDEGGGGHLSTYTPENLLNRCKPGDLVEFVCQAQYPHWVVYVGDFQVVHLHRLEVVNSFLTDASQGRRGRIANRLYRYKPLSPAVVVRNALEQVGCKDRDLSWRNSECFAAWCRYGKREFKIGGELRIGKQPYRLQIRLGDKRSHTLEFQSLEDLIMEKRRNDQIGRAAVIQELSSHLQAAEEEEEEEDDHRHPGARTAVE, encoded by the coding sequence ATGGGGAACCAGGTGGAGAAGCTGACCCACCTGAACTACAAGGAAGTTCCCACGGCCGACCCGACGGGTATGGACAGGGATGAAGGGCCCAGGATCGGGGTCTCCTACATCTTTTCGAATGACGACGatgagctggagcagcagcaggattcGGTGCATGAGCTGGGGGGTGAgcaccctgccctgcagccctaCGATCCCCAGCTGCACGAGGTGGAGTGCTCGGTCTATTACCGGGACGAGTGTATTTACCAGAAGAGCTTTTCCGAGGAGGACGCGCTGCCGGAGGAGGGTGACGAAGGCGGCGGGGGGCACCTGAGCACCTACACTCCGGAGAACCTGCTGAATAGGTGCAAACCGGGTGACCTGGTGGAGTTTGTGTGCCAGGCCCAGTATCCGCACTGGGTGGTCTACGTTGGGGATTTTCAAGTTGTGCACCTGCATAGGCTGGAGGTGGTGAACAGCTTCCTCACCGACGCCAGCCAGGGCAGACGGGGCCGCATTGCCAACCGGCTGTACCGCTACAAACCCCTCAGCCCGGCCGTGGTGGTGCGCAACGccctggagcaggtgggttgcAAGGACCGGGACTTGAGCTGGAGAAACTCTGAGTGTTTTGCCGCCTGGTGCCGGTATGGCAAGCGGGAGTTTAAAATCGGCGGGGAGCTGCGCATAGGCAAGCAGCCCTACCGATTGCAGATCCGGCTGGGTGACAAGCGCAGCCACACGCTGGAGTTTCAGAGCCTGGAGGACCTGATtatggagaagaggagaaatgaCCAGATCGGTAGGGCTGCTGTGATCCAGGAGCTCTCCAGCcacctgcaggctgcagaggaggaggaagaggaggaggacgacCATCGTCATCCAGGTGCTCGGACTGCTGTGGAGTAG